The Lepeophtheirus salmonis chromosome 1, UVic_Lsal_1.4, whole genome shotgun sequence genome has a segment encoding these proteins:
- the LOC121131820 gene encoding acidic amino acid decarboxylase GADL1 produces MSCNGSTTPEFLRDILELINNKKVLNPPHFNKVVEFLHPKDLEKEFSCLDIDAQSVSENELKEICEKVIDFSIKTNHPYFLNQLYHGVDKYGLAGSWLSDALNTNNHTFEVSPVFTIVEKSLFQFVMTNLLSWNPSESDGIFCPGGSLANMYAMALARYKMFPKFKTEGMYGSAPLVIYTSDEAHYSVVKSANWMGIGTNNVVKVPTDDKGSMILQDLENAILNTKSENKIPFFVSATAGTTVLGGYDDCEGLSKICSRLGLWLHLDACWGGTALLSSKYKYLMKGCDKLDSIAWNPHKMLGSPLQSSLFLVRHKGLLQACNSASATYLFQQDKFYDMSYDTGDKSIQCGRKVDAFKVWFMFKARGLDYLSRSVDNCFDQSRFLYKSVEERSDSFRIIAKDTQCTNVVFIYIPRSLRVSKDSENEDWKDKLSRVPPIIKERLIFKGSLMIGYQPLKSKGWGNCFRLVIHCVPPPTKEDMLYVLDEIDRVGRDIEL; encoded by the exons ATGAGTTGTAACGGTAGTACGACTCCCGAATTTCTCCGAGATATTTTGGAActcatcaataataaaaaagttttgaatccGCCCCATTTTAATAAGGTGGTAGAATTTCTTCATCCCAAGGATCTTGAAAAGGAGTTTTCATGTTTGGATATCGATGCTCAAAGTGTGTCAGAGAATGAATTGAAAGAAATTTGCGAGAAAGTTATTGATTTTAGTATAAAAACCAATCATCCGTATTTTTTGAACCAA TTATATCATGGAGTGGATAAGTATGGACTTGCTGGTTCGTGGCTCTCAGACGCTTTAAATACAAACAATCATACCTTTGAAGTATCCCCTGTATTTACAATTGTTgagaaaagtttatttcaatTCGTGATGACGAATTTACTCTCATGGAACCCATCTGAGTCTGATGGTATATTCTGTCCGGGAGGAAGTTTAGCTAATATGTATGCAATGGCATTGGCGAGATATAAAATGTTTCCGAAGTTTAAGACGGAGGGGATGTATGGATCAGCTCCTCTCGTGATATATACGTCTGATGAAGCTCACTATTCTGTTGTTAAG AGTGCAAATTGGATGGGCATTGGAACCAATAATGTAGTAAAAGTTCCAACTGATGATAAAGGTTCCATGATTCTTCAAGATCTGGagaatgctattttaaatacaaagtctgaaaataaaattccattttttgtgaGTGCAACTGCAGGGACCACAGTGTTGGGTGGTTATGACGATTGTGAG ggtctatcaaaaatatgctCTAGACTTGGACTTTGGCTTCATTTGGATGCATGCTGGGGTGGCACAGCACTCTTGtcatcaaaatacaaatatttaatgaagggTTGTGATAAATTGGATTCTATTGCATGGAATCCTCATAAGATGTTAGGATCTCCACTTCAATCTTCATTGTTTCTTGTTCGTCACAAAGGACTACTCCAGGCTTGTAATAGTGCTTCTGCTACATATCTCTTTCAACAAGATAAATTCTATGATATGTCCTATGATACTGGTGATAAATCAATTCAATGTGGTCGTAAAGTAGATGCATTTAAAGTATGGTTTATGTTTAAAGCAAGAGGACTTGACTATCTATCTCGCTCTGTTGACAATTGTTTCGATCAAAGTCGATTTTTATATAAGTCTGTGGAGGAGCGAAGTGACTCCTTTAGAATAATTGCAAAGGATACTCAATGTACCAATgttgttttcatttatattcCACGAAGTCTTAGAGTTAGTAAAGACTCTGAAAATGAGGATTGGAAGGATAAATTATCTCGAGTTCCTCCAATTATAAAGGAGCGATTAATATTCAAAGGATCCCTCATGATTGGTTATCAACCTTTAAAAAGCAAAGGCTGGGGAAATTGCTTCCGATTGGTTATCCACTGTGTCCCTCCTCCTACCAAAGAAGATATGCTCTATGTTCTTGATGAAATTGATAGAGTTGGCCGGgacattgaattataa
- the LOC121131821 gene encoding phospholipase A and acyltransferase 4 produces the protein MNECNNVQEFNEWEITIGMESINRGRRSKLYTLDDWDEFIKRVKIGDCIEIERTTLNHWCLFVGPQLYEEKDKYCKKWNDKEIQQVFHITGNSFISSSSSSSYNKSSNNMELRLFVDVVQDSKFRINNEFDFEEEPRSIDIIVAMIENILDSVIDSNITHNMKEYNILTYNCEHFVKHIRNEKESSEQSDKLFNTFEKCAQTVLSFIPFSPSELFYTLMKKFKFTPIK, from the coding sequence ATGAATGAATGTAATAATGTTCAGGAATTTAACGAATGGGAAATTACTATTGGAATGGAGTCCATTAATAGAGGAAGGAgatcaaaattatatactcTTGATGATTGGGATGAGTTTATCAAAAGAGTGAAAATTGGTGATTGCATTGAGATTGAAAGGACAACATTAAATCACTGGTGCCTGTTCGTTGGTCCAcaattatatgaagaaaaggataaatattGTAAGAAGTGGAATGATAAGGAAATACAACAAGTCTTTCACATCACTGGAAATTCTTTTATctcttcctcctcctcttcgTCTTACAATAAAAGTTCTAACAATATGGAGCTTAGGTTATTTGTAGATGTTGTACAAGACTCAAAATTTCGTATAAATAACGAATTCGATTTTGAAGAAGAACCTCGATCCATTGATATTATTGTTGCAATGATTGAAAACATACTAGATAGTGTAATCGATTCAAATATAACTCATAACATGAAAGAATACAATATATTGACTTACAATTGTGAACATTTCGTAAAACACATCAGAAACGAGAAGGAAAGTAGTGAACAGAGCGATAAGCTTTTCAATACTTTTGAGAAATGCGCACAGACTGTTCTTAGTTTTATTCCCTTTAGTCCATCAGAAttgttttatactttgatgaagaaatttaaatttactcctataaaataa